The following are from one region of the Nitrospirota bacterium genome:
- a CDS encoding response regulator, with translation MITVGFRYYCKEETLIKILKLDRYFLLSAIFFFIYGFLAGFIVPKGNFFPANMLNTDSFLTYVHMPVQVFRAISAFIIAFSMVGVIKLLNYESRKKLQETVEQLNRREINIKQNIKTRNIVNSILKISLSSDSLRIQLQMILELIMKNSWVSIHSKGAIFITDEKSRMLELTVSQGFSDEQQTTCSSLPYGKCLCGMCAYTRDVVFSSDCIENEHSIKYKNMLSHGHYCVPIILEDRLFGIINIYLNDGHVRNKSEEDFLKSVANTIAGVMVRKEAEEKIINNYLIQSVINQILLVSLEPISLKEQLQEILEIISTISWLSEKSTGCIFLMEDNPDILVMKAHKGVSSELFNSCSYLPVGKCLCGRAAETGKMIFKSSLDVEHDITFEDMQNHGHYCVPIISREKVLGVINLYTIEGHKRNELEENCLTSVANAVAGIIERKIVEDKLQDAIQQLRLQENEIRNKNKELEIRVDERTIELTDSNNKLIDEISERKQIENELLKAKELAEAANRSKSTFLASMSHEFRTPMNGIIGMTNLALDTLLDSEQREYLTIVKNSSTHLLNLINDILDFSKIEAGKLEIKEVDFDLFKTIKTTIEPLAITATNRGIKFSVEISPDVPTALKGDAGKLRQVLVNLAGNSIKFTEHGKIELKVDLAQQVLQAVSPGEGKTQILHFSISDTGIGIPTEKLDVIFDSFTMLEDTAAKKYEGTGLGLAIVKKVVTMLGGDIWVESELGKGSTFHFTVKFSVLTQPATSATNMERIEFRTKNILAVGSNTSENKKIADMLRSEGFYVDIASSGFEAFGMLNYSTKEYEIVILDFQLSDMDGFAFSKNMKFTEKLSQVKVIMLVSAGLKGDDAKCRELGIGGYMVKPIYKSDLKEILSMIIENWDNPLAPLLTRHMMQRSKRSLNILLAEDNIVNQTLAVKVLQKRGIMPVVAVTGLEAVKILAKASFDLVLMDVQMPEMDGLEATKHIRTAKECEINKDVPIIAMTANALTGDKERCLEAGMTDYISKPMEADDLYALIDKYTASNLTRFETMAGKQEPTPDDISDAELVDFQPPAQRTSAMSLNIVKTLKRVNNDERILRDMWVAFIDDAPKQIVFLKKLFDAKNVEGLKKQIHLIKGMSASVGATALKSEAFRMEVALSKINDTVDENAQIRTFIENIQFESEKALQDMKTCLSKPAGEIL, from the coding sequence ATGATTACAGTGGGTTTTAGGTACTATTGTAAAGAAGAGACTCTGATTAAAATTTTAAAGCTTGATAGATATTTTTTACTATCAGCAATATTTTTTTTTATATATGGTTTTTTAGCAGGATTTATCGTACCTAAAGGTAATTTCTTTCCTGCAAATATGCTTAATACCGATAGTTTTCTGACTTATGTGCATATGCCGGTTCAAGTGTTCAGAGCAATCAGTGCTTTTATTATAGCCTTCTCTATGGTTGGAGTGATTAAACTATTAAATTATGAATCAAGGAAAAAACTTCAGGAAACGGTAGAACAGTTAAATAGGAGAGAAATAAATATTAAACAAAATATTAAAACCCGAAATATTGTAAACTCTATTCTAAAAATATCGTTATCATCCGACTCCCTCCGGATACAGTTGCAAATGATATTAGAGCTTATAATGAAAAATTCGTGGGTTTCAATACATTCAAAAGGCGCTATTTTCATTACTGATGAAAAATCCCGTATGCTTGAACTTACTGTGTCTCAGGGTTTTTCTGATGAACAACAGACAACGTGCTCATCATTGCCATACGGTAAATGCCTGTGTGGTATGTGTGCTTACACAAGAGATGTAGTATTTTCATCTGATTGTATAGAAAATGAACATTCTATTAAATACAAAAATATGCTGTCACATGGTCATTATTGTGTACCTATTATTTTAGAAGATAGACTTTTCGGGATTATTAATATTTATTTAAACGATGGACATGTAAGAAACAAAAGTGAAGAGGATTTCCTGAAAAGCGTGGCAAATACCATAGCAGGAGTAATGGTTCGTAAAGAAGCTGAGGAAAAGATAATAAATAATTACTTAATACAATCCGTGATAAATCAGATATTGTTAGTATCTCTTGAACCGATTTCATTAAAAGAGCAGTTACAAGAGATACTTGAAATAATCAGCACTATATCATGGCTTTCAGAAAAATCTACTGGCTGTATCTTTTTAATGGAAGATAATCCAGATATTCTTGTAATGAAAGCTCATAAAGGAGTCTCTTCAGAACTATTTAACTCCTGTAGTTACCTGCCGGTAGGAAAATGCCTGTGTGGACGTGCTGCCGAAACAGGTAAAATGATATTTAAATCATCGTTAGATGTTGAGCATGATATAACATTCGAGGATATGCAAAATCATGGACATTATTGTGTTCCTATAATATCAAGAGAGAAGGTGTTAGGCGTTATAAACCTATATACCATTGAAGGACATAAACGAAATGAATTAGAAGAGAACTGCCTAACTTCTGTAGCAAATGCTGTGGCTGGAATAATTGAACGTAAAATAGTAGAAGATAAATTACAAGATGCAATACAGCAATTACGTCTACAAGAGAATGAGATAAGAAACAAAAATAAAGAATTGGAAATTAGAGTGGATGAAAGAACTATTGAACTTACCGACTCTAACAATAAGCTGATTGATGAGATATCGGAACGTAAACAAATTGAAAATGAATTACTTAAAGCAAAAGAATTAGCTGAGGCGGCAAACAGGTCAAAAAGCACATTTTTAGCCAGCATGAGCCATGAGTTTCGTACTCCAATGAACGGGATAATTGGAATGACTAACCTTGCGCTGGATACTCTTCTTGACTCTGAACAAAGGGAGTATCTGACCATAGTTAAAAACTCGTCAACGCATCTGCTTAATCTGATAAACGACATATTGGATTTTTCTAAAATAGAAGCTGGCAAGCTGGAAATAAAAGAAGTTGATTTTGATTTATTTAAAACAATAAAAACCACAATAGAACCCTTGGCCATTACGGCAACAAACAGAGGAATAAAATTTAGTGTTGAAATTTCACCAGATGTGCCAACAGCATTAAAAGGCGATGCTGGAAAGTTGAGGCAGGTGTTGGTTAATCTTGCCGGCAACTCAATAAAGTTTACAGAACATGGCAAGATAGAGTTGAAAGTGGATTTGGCTCAGCAGGTATTACAAGCAGTGTCTCCCGGTGAAGGAAAAACACAGATATTACATTTTTCAATCTCTGATACCGGAATAGGAATTCCCACAGAAAAGTTGGACGTGATATTTGACAGTTTTACCATGTTAGAAGATACCGCGGCCAAAAAATATGAAGGAACAGGGCTTGGACTTGCAATTGTAAAAAAGGTTGTGACAATGCTTGGCGGCGATATATGGGTGGAAAGTGAGTTGGGAAAGGGCAGTACGTTTCATTTCACTGTTAAGTTTTCAGTATTGACACAACCTGCCACAAGTGCCACAAATATGGAGAGGATTGAATTCAGGACTAAAAACATACTTGCAGTAGGCAGCAACACGTCCGAAAACAAAAAAATAGCCGACATGCTAAGAAGCGAGGGGTTTTATGTTGATATTGCTTCAAGCGGTTTTGAAGCATTCGGTATGCTTAACTATTCAACTAAGGAATATGAAATAGTAATTTTGGATTTCCAACTCTCCGATATGGATGGCTTTGCATTTTCAAAAAACATGAAATTTACAGAGAAACTGTCACAGGTTAAAGTAATAATGCTTGTATCAGCAGGTTTGAAAGGAGATGATGCAAAATGCCGTGAGCTGGGTATTGGCGGTTATATGGTTAAACCAATTTATAAATCTGACTTAAAAGAAATACTTTCTATGATAATAGAGAATTGGGATAACCCTCTGGCGCCGCTTCTGACTCGTCATATGATGCAAAGGTCAAAAAGGTCTCTTAATATTTTGTTAGCGGAGGATAATATAGTAAACCAAACACTTGCAGTCAAGGTTCTGCAAAAACGAGGGATTATGCCGGTAGTTGCAGTAACCGGATTGGAGGCAGTAAAAATACTGGCTAAAGCCAGTTTTGATCTTGTCCTCATGGATGTGCAGATGCCGGAGATGGATGGTTTAGAAGCAACAAAGCATATAAGAACTGCAAAAGAATGTGAGATAAATAAAGATGTACCTATAATTGCAATGACAGCGAATGCTCTTACAGGAGATAAAGAACGTTGTCTTGAAGCCGGAATGACAGATTATATTTCAAAACCTATGGAGGCTGATGATTTGTATGCATTAATTGACAAATACACTGCCTCCAACCTGACAAGGTTTGAAACAATGGCTGGCAAACAGGAACCCACCCCTGATGATATTTCAGATGCAGAGCTTGTAGATTTTCAGCCTCCTGCCCAGAGGACATCTGCTATGTCATTAAATATAGTGAAAACATTAAAGAGGGTTAATAACGATGAGAGAATTCTCAGAGATATGTGGGTGGCGTTTATAGATGATGCGCCAAAGCAAATAGTTTTTCTTAAAAAACTGTTTGACGCAAAAAATGTCGAAGGATTAAAGAAACAAATCCACTTGATTAAGGGAATGTCTGCCAGTGTGGGCGCCACAGCTCTTAAAAGTGAAGCTTTCAGAATGGAGGTAGCACTCTCAAAAATAAATGATACTGTTGATGAAAATGCGCAAATACGTACCTTTATAGAAAATATACAATTTGAATCAGAGAAGGCTTTACAAGACATGAAAACCTGTCTTTCAAAACCTGCAGGTGAAATTCTCTGA